A genomic stretch from Chiloscyllium plagiosum isolate BGI_BamShark_2017 chromosome 2, ASM401019v2, whole genome shotgun sequence includes:
- the LOC122556253 gene encoding calcium and integrin-binding protein 1-like, producing MVTIKDVTVGLRACERFKELVPEHIKDFTRRTVRSPMQQMIQINELKANPFKRRICRIFSTSKLNNGSISFEDFLDMFSAFSEAAPADVKAEYAFRILDFNDNGTIDRSDLIKFLTLITGNEVHKILNETEMGIIIDMIMEDIDMDGDERINLSEFHHIASKMPDFAR from the exons aTGGTTACAATTAAGGACGTTACAGTGGGTTTgag AGCTTGTGAGAGATTTAAAGAACTAGTTCCAGAACATATTAAAGATTTTACTCGCCGCACTGTAAGATCTCCTATGCAACAAATGATACAAATCAATGAGTTAAAG GCAAATCCATTTAAGAGACGGATCTGTCGAATATTCTCAACTTCCAAATTGAATAATGGCAGCATTTCCTTTGAAGATTTCCTTGATATGTTTTCTGCTTTTAGTGAAGCAGCTCCAGCCGATGTGAAAGCTGAATATGCATTCCGAATCTTGG ATTTCAATGACAATGGTACAATAGATCGCTCGGATTTGATCAAATTCTTGACTTTAATTACTGGAAATGAGGTTCACAAGATACTTAATGAGACGGAGATGGGAATCATTATTGACATG ATCATGGAGGATATTGATATGGATGGTGATGAACGTATAAACCTTTCAGAATTCCATCATATTGCATCAAAAATGCCTGACTTTGCCAGGTAA